Proteins encoded in a region of the Alosa sapidissima isolate fAloSap1 chromosome 19, fAloSap1.pri, whole genome shotgun sequence genome:
- the kcnk3b gene encoding potassium channel subfamily K member 3, whose product MKRQNIRTLALIICTFSYLLIGASVFDALESKQENSQKRQLDQRKFELMRKYNLTRTGFDELEKVVLQLKPHKSGVQWKFAGSFYFAITVITTIGYGHAAPSTDAGKAFCMCYALLGIPLTLVMFQSVGERINTFVRFLLHKTKKCLGLRHTEVSMANMVTIGFFACISTLCVGAVAFSHYEGWSFFHAYYYCFITLTTIGFGDYVALQKDNALQNNPNYVAFSFVYILTGLTVIGAFLNLVVLRFLTMNAEDERRDAQQRALSREKKHRGGPATAPGPGPAPSPVQRHRHPGSGIAAPVDRLDPGPEARRRGLRDVYAEVLHFQTMCSCLWYRSREKLVVLPQDLSFTEALMEQGEVSPGDFFDPGVSGCVCSPHQCSAISCMSTDLHSIAPFSLCTLRRSSV is encoded by the exons ATGAAGAGACAAAACATCCGGACCCTCGCACTAATAATTTGCACTTTTTCGTATTTACTCATTGGTGCATCCGTATTCGATGCGCTAGAATCTAAACAAGAGAACAGCCAGAAAAGACAACTGGATCAGCGCAAATTTGAACTGATGCGAAAATACAACCTGACGAGGACCGGCTTTGATGAGCTAGAGAAAGTGGTGCTGCAGCTGAAGCCACACAAATCAGGGGTTCAGTGGAAGTTTGCCGGATCTTTTTACTTCGCTATCACTGTGATAACGACAATAG gTTATGGACATGCGGCACCAAGCACGGATGCCGGAAAGGCATTCTGCATGTGCTATGCCCTCCTGGGGATCCCTTTGACACTGGTCATGTTCCAGAGTGTGGGTGAGAGAATCAACACCTTTGTCCGCTTCCTGCTGCACAAAACCAAGAAGTGCCTCGGTCTGCGGCACACCGAAGTCTCCATGGCCAACATGGTCACCATTGGCTTTTTCGCCTGCATCAGCACACTGTGCGTTGGGGCTGTTGCCTTCTCGCACTACGAGGGCTGGAGCTTCTTCCATGCCTACTACTACTGCTTCATCACCCTCACCACCATCGGGTTTGGCGACTACGTGGCTCTGCAGAAGGACAATGCTCTGCAGAACAACCCCAACTATGTGGCCTTCAGCTTTGTCTACATCCTGACAGGTCTGACGGTGATTGGCGCCTTCCTCAACCTCGTGGTGCTGCGTTTCCTCACCATGAACGCTGAGGACGAGCGTCGAGATGCGCAGCAGCGTGCTCTGTCCAGGGAGAAGAAGCACAGGGGGGGCCCAGCCACAGCCCCAGGCCCAGGCCCAGCCCCGAGCCCTGTCCAAAGGCACCGCCACCCAGGGTCTGGGATCGCGGCTCCGGTGGACCGTTTGGACCCCGGTCCTGAGGCCCGCCGGCGTGGTCTGAGAGACGTGTACGCCGAGGTGCTCCACTTCCAGACCATGTGCTCCTGTCTGTGGTACCGCAGCCGGGAGAAGCTGGTGGTGCTGCCGCAGGACTTGTCCTTCACCGAGGCGCTCATGGAGCAGGGTGAGGTGTCGCCCGGAGACTTCTTTGACCCGGGGGTCAGCGGGTGTGTGTGCAGCCCCCACCAGTGCTCCGCCATCAGCTGTATGTCCACCGATCTGCACA